A single Dermacentor albipictus isolate Rhodes 1998 colony chromosome 3, USDA_Dalb.pri_finalv2, whole genome shotgun sequence DNA region contains:
- the LOC139057705 gene encoding uncharacterized protein: MAATRAQTDGPPAGAKCKVKLPKLELQRFSGAATEWQSFWEQFEQAVHGNDGLSNAEKFLYLRSVLSGKAAAAIAGIQVTGANYTTVIELLKERFGRRDVLIQEHLTQLLDLPTVQNEKVHIGLRRLYDHLQRNIAGLTALGVKTDSYGALLSSALLRMLPTDLVVGYYKGLSAASKDDAISIKSLQAFLKTEVESREKALQPEVVGEEDITIYPFGGAGNIIKEKRRRVKIWLRNQYDRKEHSMEALEIPEICSDRLHVPEDILKEVQADMDELADVTVAPAHLMGSGIDILIGADYYWTLVCGEVKKLQGALVAVKTEFGWTLQGAIPSSSSAAYCSTVAVLRAGVFADTTSLSKELKSFWELESIGIIDSCTQTNEESEEVMSTFSASVEKMDKRYEVALPWKPLNMQLADNKAVAKKRLTNLTKKLMKDESALIKYDEAIPTVRHHLSTTGDYPEIRKTISESLYVDDLITGANTVEEATDFYRGALDVMNRASMTLRKWNTNSKKLQQLFNDEGTGCALGSVECPTTSVSRVLGLVWDKDRDHLAFSMEAILDFLDRNSNTKRFILQASARVLETLTELREMYWIVRGRQMVKKVLKKCVTCNRFNSRAATEPVAPLPRERVTQAPPFDVTGVDFAGPLNTKDQGNNRKSYIVIFTCAVTRAIHLELVTDMSTSNFLMAFRRFISRRGVCRVIFSDNARTFQRASKDLKRLWTTIRGEEIHNFFTSHQIRWKFIAEKAAWWGGFWERMVRSVKTSLKKVLGNSYCNFEELTTILTEIEAAINSTPLTYVYKEASEPEPLAPSHFLVGKRLTTLPDSGSATESMNIIYRGNSGKLDKCQKFFSDEMEESELAWCACPMEPH; the protein is encoded by the exons atggcggCGACGCGGGCGCAGACCGACGGCCCTCCGGCGGGGGCAAAGTGCAAAGTGAAACTGCCGAAGCTCGAGTTACAACGATTTAGCGGCGCCGCCACGGAGTGGCAGTCCTTCTGGGAGCAGTTCGAGCAAGCGGTGCACGGAAACGACGGCCTCTCCAACGCGGAGAAGTTTCTGTACTTGCGATCGGTGCTTTCGGGAAAAGCCGCAGCGGCCATTGCGGGCATTCAAGTGACTGGGGCAAATTACACCACTGTCATCGAACTTTTGAAAGAGCGCTTCGGTCGACGAGACGTGCTGATTCAAGAACACCTGACTCAGTTACTCGACTTGCCAACTGTACAGAACGAAAAGGTGCACATCGGCCTACGTCGACTCTATGACCACCTGCAACGCAATATCGCTGGTCTCACGGCGCTCGGAGTCAAGACAGACAGTTACGGCGCCCTACTCTCCTCCGCACTCCTACGAATGCTGCCAACCGACCTTGTTGTCGGATACTATAAGGGACTTTCCGCTGCAAGCAAAGATGACGCGATCAGCATCAAGAGTTTGCAAGCTTTTCTTAAAACAGAAGTAGAGAGCCGGGAAAAGGCACTGCAACCTG AGGTTGTAGGTGAAGAGGACATCACAATCTACCCATTCGGAGGAGCTGGAAACATTATCAAAGAGAAGCGCAGAAGAGTAAAAATTTGGCTAAGAAATCAATACGACCGTAAAGAGCACTCTATGGAAGCTCTGGAAATACCGGAGATCTGCTCTGATCGGCTTCATGTTCCTGAGGACATCCTAAAAGAGGTGCAAGCGGACATGGATGAACTGGCAGATGTGACAGTTGCACCAGCCCATTTGATGGGAAGCGGGATCGACATTCTTATCGGTGCTGACTATTACTGGACTTTGGTCTGTGGTGAAGTCAAGAAGCTGCAAGGCGCATTAGTTGCTGTAAAGACCGAATTTGGCTGGACTCTACAAGGAGCGATTCCCAGCAGTAGCTCAGCTGCCTACTGCTCAACCGTGGCAGTGCTTCGTGCCGGAGTGTTCGCCGACACCACCAGCTTGTCCAAGGAGCTCAAATCGTTTTGGGAACTTGAGAGCATTGGAATTATCGACTCTTGTACCCAAACGAACGAAGAAAGCGAAGAAGTCATGAGCACATTTTCGGCATCGGTAGAGAAAATGGACAAGCGCTATGAGGTGGCACTGCCCTGGAAACCCTTGAACATGCAACTCGCCGACAACAAAGCTGTTGCAAAGAAGCGCTTGACTAACCTCACAAAGAAGTTAATGAAAGATGAGTCGGCATTGATCAAGTATGACGAGGCTATCC CCACCGTGCGCCATCATCTCTCCACGACAGGAGATTATCCAGAAATAAGAAAAACCATCAGCGAGAGCCTTTACGTGGACGACCTCATAACAGGAGCGAATACAGTGGAGGAGGCTACAGATTTCTACCGAGGGGCACTAGATGTCATGAATCGAGCAAGCATGACACTACGTAAGTGGAACACAAATTCCAAGAAGCTGCAACAGCTGTTCAACGACGAAGGAACCGGATGCGCCCTTGGCTCCGTGGAATGTCCAACAACAAGTGTCTCACGGGTCCTCGGACTTGTATGGGATAAGGACAGAGATCACCTAGCATTTTCCATGGAGGCCATCTTAGATTTCCTAGACCGAAACAGCAACACCAAACGATTCATTCTTCAAGCATCGGCTC GCGTACTGGAGACTCTTACCGAACTCAGGGAAATGTACTGGATCGTGCGGGGAAGGCAAATGGTGAAAAAGGTGCTTAAGAAATGTGTGACTTGCAACCGTTTCAACAGCCGAGCTGCTACTGAGCCAGTCGCTCCTCTGCCTCGTGAGAGGGTGACACAAGCTCCACCCTTTGATGTTACCGGTGTAGATTTTGCTGGCCCACTGAACACAAAGGATCAAGGAAATAACCGGAAGTCTTACATCGTTATTTTCACATGTGCAGTGACCAGGGCAATACACCTTGAATTGGTGACCGACATGTCCACCTCAAACTTCCTGATGGCGTTCCGAAGATTTATCTCGAGAAGAGGAGTTTGTCGAGTGATCTTTTCTGACAACGCCAGGACATTCCAGCGCGCTTCTAAGGATCTAAAGCGACTATGGACAACAATAAGAGGAGAAGAAATTCACAACTTCTTCACTAGCCACCAGATCCGCTGGAAATTTATAGCTGAGAAAGCTGCTTGGTGGGGAGGATTCTGGGAAAGAATGGTTCGGTCCGTGAAAACATCGTTGAAGAAGGTCTTGGGAAACAGCTACTGCAACTTCGAGGAGCTCACAACAATCCTAACTGAAATCGAAGCTGCCATCAACTCTACACCCTTGACCTACGTCTACAAGGAGGCGAGCGAACCCGAACCGCTAGCACCATCGCACTTTCTAGTGGGAAAGCGACTGACCACTCTTCCTGACAGTGGTTCCGCTACAGAG TCCATGAACATTATCTACCGAGGCAACTCTGGAAAACTGGACAAGTGTCAGAAGTTCTTCTCGGACGAGATGGAAGAATCAGAGCTTGCATGGTGCGCCTGCCCAATGGAACCACATTGA